A single region of the Eulemur rufifrons isolate Redbay chromosome 8, OSU_ERuf_1, whole genome shotgun sequence genome encodes:
- the EMC1 gene encoding ER membrane protein complex subunit 1 isoform X1 yields the protein MAAALVPSFWLWAALLFPASAVYEDQVGKFDWRQQYVGKLKFASLEFSPGSKKLVVATEKNVIAALNSRTGEILWRHVDKGTAEGAVDAMLLHGQDAITVSNGGRIMRSWETNIGGLNWEITLDSGSFQALGLVGLQESVRYVAVLKKTTLALHHLSSGHLKWVEHLPESDSIHYQMVYSYGSGVVWALGVVPFSHVNIVKFNVEDGEIVQQVRVSTPWLQHLTGACGVVDEAVLVCPDPSSRSLQTLALETEWELRQIPLQSLDLEFGSGFQPRVLPTQPNPVDPSRAQFFLQLSPNHYALLHYHHGALSLLKNFPQTALVSFATTGEKTVAAVMTCRNEVKPSNSEDGSLGSFSEKSSPKDSLACFNQTYTINLYLVETGRRLLDTTITFSLEQSGTRPERLYIQVFLKKDDSVGYRALVQTEDHLLLFLQQLAGKVVLWSREESLAEVVCLEMVDLPLTGAQAELEGEFGKKADGLLGMFLKRLSSQLILLQAWTSHLWKMFYDARKPRSQIKNEINIDTLARDEFNLQKMMVMVTASGKLFGIESSSGTILWKQYLPSVKPDSSFKLMVQRTTAHFPHPPQCTLLVKDKETGMSSLYVFNPIFGKRSQVAPPVLKRPILQSLLLPVMDQDYAKVLLLIDDEYKVTAFPATRNVLRQLHELAPSIFFYLVDAEQGRLCGYRLRKDLTTELSWELTIPPEVQRIVKVKGKRSSEHVHSQGRVMGDRSVLYKSLNPNLLAVVTESTDVHHERTFIGIFLIDGVTGRIIHSSVQKKAKGPVHIVHSENWVVYQYWNTKARRNEFTALELYEGTEQYNATAFSSLDRPQLPQVLQQSYIFPSSISAMEATITERGITSRHLLIGLPSGAILSLPKALLDPRRPEIPTEQSREENLIPYSPDVQIHAERFINYNQTVSRMRGIYTAPSGLESTCLVVAYGLDIYQTRVYPSKQFDVLKDDYDYVLISSVLFGLVFATMITKRLAQVKLLNRAWR from the exons ATGGCGGCGGCGTTGGTTCCCAGTTTCTGGCTCTGGGCTGCGTTGCTTTTCCCTGCGTCCGCGGTCTATGAAGACCAAGTGGGCAAGTTTGATTG GAGACAGCAGTATGTTGGGAAGCTCAAGTTTGCCTCCTTGGAATTTTCCCCTGGATCCAAGAAATTGGTTGTGGCCACAGAGAAGAATGTGATTGCAGCATTAAATTCTCGCACTGGGGAGATCT TGTGGCGCCATGTTGACAAGGGCACGGCAGAAGGGGCTGTGGACGCCATGCTGCTGCACGGACAGG ATGCAATCACTGTGTCTAATGGAGGCCGAATCATGCGTTCCTGGGAGACTAACATCGGGGGCCTGAACTGGGAGATAACCTTGGACAGTGGCAG TTTCCAGGCACTCGGGCTAGTCGGCCTGCAGGAGTCGGTGAGGTACGTCGCGGTCCTGAAGAAGACGACTCTTGCCCTTCATCACCTCTCCAGTGGGCACCTCAAGTGGGTGGAACATCTCCCAGAAAG TGACAGCATCCACTACCAGATGGTGTATTCCTACGGCTCTGGGGTGGTGTGGGCCCTCGGAGTCGTTCCCTTCAGCCACGTGAACATCGTCAAGTTTAACGTGGAGGACGGAGAGATTGTCCAGCAG GTCAGGGTTTCGACTCCATGGCTGCAACATCTCACTGGAGCCTGTGGCGTGGTGGACGAGGCTGTCCTGGTGTGCCCTGACCCAAGCTCACGTTCCCTCCAGACTTTGGCCCTGGAGACGGAGTGGGAGTTGAGGCAGATCCCACTGCAG TCTCTCGACTTAGAATTTGGAAGTGGATTCCAACCCCGGGTCCTCCCCACACAGCCCAACCCGGTGGATCCGTCTCGGGCCCAGTTCTTCTTGCAGTTGTCCCCAAACCACTACGCTCTGCTGCATTACCATCATGGGGCCCTGAGTTTGCTCAAAAACTTCCCGCAG ACTGCCCTAGTGAGCTTTGCCACCACTGGAGAGAAGACGGTGGCTGCAGTCATGACCTGTCGGAACGAAGTG AAACCTAGCAATTCTGAAGATGGGTCACTGGGGAGCTTTTCGGAGAAGTCTAGTCCAAAG GACTCGCTGGCTTGCTTCAATCAGACGTACACCATTAACCTCTACCTCGTGGAGACAGGTCGGCGGCTGCTGGACACCACGATTACGTTTAGCCTGGAGCAGAGCGGCACTCGGCCTGAGCGG CTGTACATCCAGGTGTTCTTGAAAAAGGATGACTCAGTGGGCTACCGGGCCTTGGTGCAGACGGAGGATCATCTGCTACTTTTCCTGCAGCAGCTGG CAGGGAAGGTGGTGCTGTGGAGCCGCGAGGAGTCCTTGGCGGAGGTGGTGTGCCTGGAGATGGTGGACCTCCCCCTGACCGGGGCGCAGGCTGAGCTGGAAGGAGAATTTGGCAAAAAGGCAG ACGGCTTGCTGGGGATGTTCCTGAAACGCCTCTCGTCTCAGCTTATCCTGCTGCAGGCGTGGACTTCCCACCTCTGGAAAATGTTTTACGATGCTCGCAAGCCCCGAAGTCAGATTAAGAATGAGATCAACATCGACACCCTGGCCAGAGATGAGTTCAACCTCCagaagatgatggtgatggtaacAGCCTCAGGCAAG CTTTTTGGCATTGAGAGCAGCTCTGGCACCATCCTGTGGAAACAGTATCTACCCAGTGTCAAGCCAGACTCCTCCTTCAAACTGATGGTGCAGAGAACTACTGCTCACTTCCCCCATCCCCCGCAGTGCACCCTCCTGGTGAAGGACAAG GAGACGGGAATGAGTTCTCTGTATGTCTTCAATCCCATATTTGGCAAGCGGAGTCAGGTGGCTCCCCCAGTGCTGAAGCGCCCCATCTTGCAGTCCTTGCTTCTTCCAGTCATGGATCAAGACTACGCCAAGGTGTTGCTGTTGATAGACGATGAGTACAAG GTCACAGCTTTCCCAGCCACTCGGAATGTCTTGCGACAGCTACATGAACTTGCCCCTTCCATCTTCTTCTATTTGGTGGATGCAGAGCAGGGACGACTGTGCGGATATCGGCTTCGAAAG GATCTCACCACAGAGCTGAGTTGGGAGCTGACCATTCCTCCAGAAGTACAGCGGATCGTCAAGGTGAAGGGGAAACGCAGCAGCGAACACGTTCATTCCCAGGGCCGTGTGATGGGGGACCGCAGTGTGCTCTACAAG agcctgaATCCCAACCTGCTGGCTGTAGTGACAGAGAGCACAGACGTACACCATGAGCGCACCTTTATTGGCATTTTCCTCATCGATGGTGTCACTGGGCGCATTATCCATTCCTCTGTGCAGAAGAAGGCCAAGGGCCCTGTCCACATCGTGCATTCAGAGAACTGGGTGGTG TACCAGTACTGGAATACGAAGGCTCGGCGCAACGAGTTTACTGCACTGGAGCTCTACGAGGGCACTGAGCAATACAACGCCACCGCCTTCAGCTCCCTGGACCGTCCCCAGCTGCCCCAGGTCCTCCAGCAGTCCTACATCTTCCCCTCCTCCATCAGTGCCATGGAAGCCACCATCACGGAGCGGGGCATCACCAGCCGACACCTGCTGA TTGGGCTACCGTCCGGAGCAATTCTTTCCCTTCCCAAGGCCTTGTTAGATCCCCGCCGTCCCGAGATCCCAACAGAGCAAAGCAG AGAGGAGAACCTAATCCCGTATTCTCCAGATGTACAGATACACGCAGAGCGATTCATCAACTATAACCAGACAGTTTCTCGAATGCGAGGTATCTACACAGCTCCCTCAGGCCTGGAGTCCACTTGTCTG GTTGTGGCCTACGGTTTGGACATTTACCAGACTCGAGTCTATCCATCCAAACAGTTTGATGTCCTGAAGGATGACTATGACTACGTGTTAATCAGCAGTGTCCTCTTTGGCCTGGTTTTTGCCACCATGATCACTAAGAGACTGGCACAGGTGAAACTCCTGAATCGTGCCTGGCGGTAA
- the EMC1 gene encoding ER membrane protein complex subunit 1 isoform X2 produces MAAALVPSFWLWAALLFPASAVYEDQVGKFDWRQQYVGKLKFASLEFSPGSKKLVVATEKNVIAALNSRTGEILWRHVDKGTAEGAVDAMLLHGQDAITVSNGGRIMRSWETNIGGLNWEITLDSGSFQALGLVGLQESVRYVAVLKKTTLALHHLSSGHLKWVEHLPESDSIHYQMVYSYGSGVVWALGVVPFSHVNIVKFNVEDGEIVQQVRVSTPWLQHLTGACGVVDEAVLVCPDPSSRSLQTLALETEWELRQIPLQSLDLEFGSGFQPRVLPTQPNPVDPSRAQFFLQLSPNHYALLHYHHGALSLLKNFPQTALVSFATTGEKTVAAVMTCRNEVKPSNSEDGSLGSFSEKSSPKDSLACFNQTYTINLYLVETGRRLLDTTITFSLEQSGTRPERLYIQVFLKKDDSVGYRALVQTEDHLLLFLQQLAGKVVLWSREESLAEVVCLEMVDLPLTGAQAELEGEFGKKAAIQDGLLGMFLKRLSSQLILLQAWTSHLWKMFYDARKPRSQIKNEINIDTLARDEFNLQKMMVMVTASGKLFGIESSSGTILWKQYLPSVKPDSSFKLMVQRTTAHFPHPPQCTLLVKDKETGMSSLYVFNPIFGKRSQVAPPVLKRPILQSLLLPVMDQDYAKVLLLIDDEYKVTAFPATRNVLRQLHELAPSIFFYLVDAEQGRLCGYRLRKDLTTELSWELTIPPEVQRIVKVKGKRSSEHVHSQGRVMGDRSVLYKSLNPNLLAVVTESTDVHHERTFIGIFLIDGVTGRIIHSSVQKKAKGPVHIVHSENWVVYQYWNTKARRNEFTALELYEGTEQYNATAFSSLDRPQLPQVLQQSYIFPSSISAMEATITERGITSRHLLIGLPSGAILSLPKALLDPRRPEIPTEQSREENLIPYSPDVQIHAERFINYNQTVSRMRGIYTAPSGLESTCLVVAYGLDIYQTRVYPSKQFDVLKDDYDYVLISSVLFGLVFATMITKRLAQVKLLNRAWR; encoded by the exons ATGGCGGCGGCGTTGGTTCCCAGTTTCTGGCTCTGGGCTGCGTTGCTTTTCCCTGCGTCCGCGGTCTATGAAGACCAAGTGGGCAAGTTTGATTG GAGACAGCAGTATGTTGGGAAGCTCAAGTTTGCCTCCTTGGAATTTTCCCCTGGATCCAAGAAATTGGTTGTGGCCACAGAGAAGAATGTGATTGCAGCATTAAATTCTCGCACTGGGGAGATCT TGTGGCGCCATGTTGACAAGGGCACGGCAGAAGGGGCTGTGGACGCCATGCTGCTGCACGGACAGG ATGCAATCACTGTGTCTAATGGAGGCCGAATCATGCGTTCCTGGGAGACTAACATCGGGGGCCTGAACTGGGAGATAACCTTGGACAGTGGCAG TTTCCAGGCACTCGGGCTAGTCGGCCTGCAGGAGTCGGTGAGGTACGTCGCGGTCCTGAAGAAGACGACTCTTGCCCTTCATCACCTCTCCAGTGGGCACCTCAAGTGGGTGGAACATCTCCCAGAAAG TGACAGCATCCACTACCAGATGGTGTATTCCTACGGCTCTGGGGTGGTGTGGGCCCTCGGAGTCGTTCCCTTCAGCCACGTGAACATCGTCAAGTTTAACGTGGAGGACGGAGAGATTGTCCAGCAG GTCAGGGTTTCGACTCCATGGCTGCAACATCTCACTGGAGCCTGTGGCGTGGTGGACGAGGCTGTCCTGGTGTGCCCTGACCCAAGCTCACGTTCCCTCCAGACTTTGGCCCTGGAGACGGAGTGGGAGTTGAGGCAGATCCCACTGCAG TCTCTCGACTTAGAATTTGGAAGTGGATTCCAACCCCGGGTCCTCCCCACACAGCCCAACCCGGTGGATCCGTCTCGGGCCCAGTTCTTCTTGCAGTTGTCCCCAAACCACTACGCTCTGCTGCATTACCATCATGGGGCCCTGAGTTTGCTCAAAAACTTCCCGCAG ACTGCCCTAGTGAGCTTTGCCACCACTGGAGAGAAGACGGTGGCTGCAGTCATGACCTGTCGGAACGAAGTG AAACCTAGCAATTCTGAAGATGGGTCACTGGGGAGCTTTTCGGAGAAGTCTAGTCCAAAG GACTCGCTGGCTTGCTTCAATCAGACGTACACCATTAACCTCTACCTCGTGGAGACAGGTCGGCGGCTGCTGGACACCACGATTACGTTTAGCCTGGAGCAGAGCGGCACTCGGCCTGAGCGG CTGTACATCCAGGTGTTCTTGAAAAAGGATGACTCAGTGGGCTACCGGGCCTTGGTGCAGACGGAGGATCATCTGCTACTTTTCCTGCAGCAGCTGG CAGGGAAGGTGGTGCTGTGGAGCCGCGAGGAGTCCTTGGCGGAGGTGGTGTGCCTGGAGATGGTGGACCTCCCCCTGACCGGGGCGCAGGCTGAGCTGGAAGGAGAATTTGGCAAAAAGGCAG CGATTCAAG ACGGCTTGCTGGGGATGTTCCTGAAACGCCTCTCGTCTCAGCTTATCCTGCTGCAGGCGTGGACTTCCCACCTCTGGAAAATGTTTTACGATGCTCGCAAGCCCCGAAGTCAGATTAAGAATGAGATCAACATCGACACCCTGGCCAGAGATGAGTTCAACCTCCagaagatgatggtgatggtaacAGCCTCAGGCAAG CTTTTTGGCATTGAGAGCAGCTCTGGCACCATCCTGTGGAAACAGTATCTACCCAGTGTCAAGCCAGACTCCTCCTTCAAACTGATGGTGCAGAGAACTACTGCTCACTTCCCCCATCCCCCGCAGTGCACCCTCCTGGTGAAGGACAAG GAGACGGGAATGAGTTCTCTGTATGTCTTCAATCCCATATTTGGCAAGCGGAGTCAGGTGGCTCCCCCAGTGCTGAAGCGCCCCATCTTGCAGTCCTTGCTTCTTCCAGTCATGGATCAAGACTACGCCAAGGTGTTGCTGTTGATAGACGATGAGTACAAG GTCACAGCTTTCCCAGCCACTCGGAATGTCTTGCGACAGCTACATGAACTTGCCCCTTCCATCTTCTTCTATTTGGTGGATGCAGAGCAGGGACGACTGTGCGGATATCGGCTTCGAAAG GATCTCACCACAGAGCTGAGTTGGGAGCTGACCATTCCTCCAGAAGTACAGCGGATCGTCAAGGTGAAGGGGAAACGCAGCAGCGAACACGTTCATTCCCAGGGCCGTGTGATGGGGGACCGCAGTGTGCTCTACAAG agcctgaATCCCAACCTGCTGGCTGTAGTGACAGAGAGCACAGACGTACACCATGAGCGCACCTTTATTGGCATTTTCCTCATCGATGGTGTCACTGGGCGCATTATCCATTCCTCTGTGCAGAAGAAGGCCAAGGGCCCTGTCCACATCGTGCATTCAGAGAACTGGGTGGTG TACCAGTACTGGAATACGAAGGCTCGGCGCAACGAGTTTACTGCACTGGAGCTCTACGAGGGCACTGAGCAATACAACGCCACCGCCTTCAGCTCCCTGGACCGTCCCCAGCTGCCCCAGGTCCTCCAGCAGTCCTACATCTTCCCCTCCTCCATCAGTGCCATGGAAGCCACCATCACGGAGCGGGGCATCACCAGCCGACACCTGCTGA TTGGGCTACCGTCCGGAGCAATTCTTTCCCTTCCCAAGGCCTTGTTAGATCCCCGCCGTCCCGAGATCCCAACAGAGCAAAGCAG AGAGGAGAACCTAATCCCGTATTCTCCAGATGTACAGATACACGCAGAGCGATTCATCAACTATAACCAGACAGTTTCTCGAATGCGAGGTATCTACACAGCTCCCTCAGGCCTGGAGTCCACTTGTCTG GTTGTGGCCTACGGTTTGGACATTTACCAGACTCGAGTCTATCCATCCAAACAGTTTGATGTCCTGAAGGATGACTATGACTACGTGTTAATCAGCAGTGTCCTCTTTGGCCTGGTTTTTGCCACCATGATCACTAAGAGACTGGCACAGGTGAAACTCCTGAATCGTGCCTGGCGGTAA
- the MRTO4 gene encoding mRNA turnover protein 4 homolog codes for MPKSKRDKKVSLTKTAKKGLELKQNLIEELRKCVDTYKYLFIFSVANMRNSKLKDIRNAWKHSRMFFGKNKVMMVALGRSPSDEYKDNLHQVSKKLRGEVGLLFTNRSKEEVNEWFTKYAEMDFARAGNKATFTVSLDPGPLEQFPHSMEPQLRQLGLPTTLRRGVVTLLSDYEVCKEGDVLTPEQARVLKLFGYEMAEFKVTIKYMWDAQSGRFQQVGDDLPESASESAEESESDDDDDD; via the exons ATGCCCAAATCCAAGCGCGACAAGAAAG TTTCCTTAACCAAAACTGCCAAGAAAGGCTTGGAACTGAAACAGAACCTGATAGAAGAG CTTCGGAAATGTGTGGACACCTACAAGTACCTTTTCATCTTCTCTGTggccaacatgaggaacagcaagcTGAAGGACATCCGGAATGCCTGGAAGCACAGCCG GATGTTCTTTGGCAAAAACAAGGTGATGATGGTGGCCTTGGGTCGGAGCCCATCTGATGAGTACAAAGACAACCTGCACCAG GTCAGCAAGAAGTTGAGGGGTGAAGTTGGTCTCCTTTTCACCAACCGCTCAAAGGAGGAAGTGAATGA GTGGTTCACGAAATACGCAGAAATGGACTTCGCCCGAGCTGGTAACAAAGCCACTTTCACCGTGAGCCTGGATCCGGGGCCCCTGGAGCAGTTCCCCCACTCCATGGAGCCACAGCTGAGGCAGCTGGGCCTGCCCACTACCCTCAGGAGAG GTGTGGTGACCCTGCTGTCCGACTACGAGGTGTGCAAGGAGGGCGACGTGCTCACCCCGGAGCAGGCCCGCGTCCTG aagctttttgggtATGAGATGGCTGAATTCAAGGTGACCATCAAATACATGTGGGACGCACAGTCAGGAAGGTTCCAGCAGGTGGGAGACGACCTGCCAGAGAGCGCGTCCGAGTCGGCAGAAGAATCAGAGTCggacgacgacgacgacgactGA